From the Eschrichtius robustus isolate mEscRob2 chromosome 3, mEscRob2.pri, whole genome shotgun sequence genome, the window TAATTCTTGGCCTAATTTCTACTTCTACTTTACTCAACAGAAAAATCTTTCCTGATACACATATTTCCCTCATTATGATCTCTCATAGCTCCTTTTTTTCATACCATTCATcactatttataattataaatttattttatattgagacttaaaatttttttttcaatccctACTAGATGAGCGTTATAAAACATAGACTAAACCtatttttctgggacttccctggtggtgcagtggttaagactccatgctcccaatgcagggggcctgggttcaatccctggtcagggaactagatcccacatgcatgccgcaactaagagttcgcctgccacaactaaggagcccacatgccacaactaaggagcttgcaagctgcaactaaggagccctcgagccacaactaaggagcccacctggcacaactaagacccagctcaaacaaattaattaattaattaattaattattaaaaataaacctaTTTTTTCCATGCTGTGCCTAGAATAGCATCTGTCATATAGTAAGCAGTTAAAAAAATATCTATCGAAtacatgaaaaaatttaaattggcATTTCTTTGACTCTACCAAATTTGTATCTTGCTCTCATATATTATGGACATCCATATTTATCCATATTGGAACTTACTAtacatatcctttgcccatttttttattggaaaattcAAAAGTTTTgctttaataatataaatattaatagtaaCACTAACAATTATGACAATTTAAAAGTCCTAATCAGCTTTTAGgatattacattaaatataaaggtAAATTTGGAGGAACCcaaatctttttaatatttagttcATTCATCCAGGAATATTATAGGAGTatcatatttgttttcatttagcaAAGAACTCATATATTTATAGTATTTTACCCCCCATCTAGgaatactatatttgttttcatttgccaAATTCACCTTTTTGGTCCCCTGCAAAGACGCTCCATAGAGGTCTTACACATTCCTGTTCagctcaaagttttttttttttttttttttttttttttaaatgtatttatttatttatttatttatttttggctgtgttgggtcttcgtctctgtgcgagggcttactctagttgcggcgagcgggggccccccttcatcgcggtgcgcgggcctctcaccatcgcggcctcccttgttgcggagcacaggctccagacgcgcaggctcagcagttgtggctcacgggcccagtcgctccgcggcatgtgggatcctcccagaccagggctcgaacccgtgtcccctgcattggcaggcagactcccaaccactgcgccaccagggaagccccagctcaaAGTTTTTTATATATGCCTATATTCCTtccccttttatatttttctatgagGTTTTTGCTGGAATACAGAAAGACtataaatttttgtatatttataatataaaacacCACTTTGCTAATACTTATacctcatttccttttctcttaataAATTGGATAGAACTCccagaataaaattatttattatagagGGGAGCCTTACCTATCTCTGACTTTAATGGGTATGCCTATAGTATTTCCTAAGATGGTATTTATACTGTAACCCAAATTTTAttagaaatacttaaaaataaattataataaatactaGTAAATACCCTTTCTATATCTTTCAAGATAACCATAAATTCTCCTTTATCTACCTATTATGTACTGAATATATTAATAGATTTGTTACTATTGGTCCATAATTTCCTTCCTAAAATAAACCCTACTTGGTTATAGCATAGTATTATTTTACTATACAGTTGCAGTCAAATTtctcaatattttctcttttagtttGTGGTTTCAGGTCTACTACCTTAAAAGGTACCATCCACCCCAagattttaaaagctaaatatttctacaaatggcataataaatgtaaaaatatatcattttgtcAGCCTAGGAAAACATATTTACAGACATAATAGACAAAGGATTAAAATCTCTAATATACaatgcaataagaaaaataaaacaaaaaagaaaagactataaATAGGAAATTCACAGAATACACACAGGCTCATATACAATAATAATGTATATTATTAATtcgaagaaaaattaagaaaataaactacGTACAATGTTAGACAGGATGTGTTAAACATTCACTCTTCTATACTGCTGGAGGGACTATAAATTGATACGACTTTTTAGGAGGTTAATTTTGCATGTTTAATCACAGCTTTCATTCTGGACATCCAATAAGTCATAAATTTCCAAGAAACTCTCCTACAGAATATTGATGTTCTCCTACAGAATGCACATGTTCACAACAGCACTGTTAATTAATAGAGCAGTATTAGAACCAATCTAAATATGTATAAATGAGGAATGGTTTAATAAATTAAGTTACCTCTGAAGAGTAGAATATCATACACCTATTTGAAaagaaagatctaaatgtaatGATCTAGAAATATGTCCTtgatgaatgagtgaaaaaaaagcaaaccGTATAATAAATTTTTAGCAGATaaacatgtaaatataaataagacCTGGAAGGATTTGCAGCACACTGTTAAAAGTGGTTACCACTAGGGGATGAGCCTAGAAGGGCTTAGGATTGAATTTTCAATTTTTACCTTATATACACTTTTTAAATAgtatggatatagatgattttttttactttctcttgggttttttgtatattttgaactttaaaaaattaaataatttgatgTCTTTGTTACTTTTCACATAAGATTTCTACACGTCTACTCTTGTGAGACCAGTCTGTAGGGTTTTTGTGTGCATTGTCCTATTTAAATATCAAAGTTATACTATCTTAAAGAAATGAATTGGTAGCTTTCCTTTTTCTGTGCTATAAATgtttgaataaaataggaatcatTTGATTTTTACAAGCCTTCTTAGAATTTAATTATAAGTTATCTGCATGTGGCATCTTTTGCAAGGGTAGTTCTTGGACCActttttctacttcttccatGGGTTTTTAGTCTGATAGACTCCCTTCTGTAAATAAATTCAACTTTCATATCTGTATGAACTCGTTTTTCACAGAGAAGTTTTACTTACTCTACTGTTCATGTCTTCAATTTGCTTTGCTCGCTGAATTCTCCTCATTTCTAGGACCTGCTCTCTCTTCTTTTGCAACCATGCTTTAAACACCAtgtcattctcttttttcttttctttctcttcttctattttcctttgttcttcctgGTGGAAGGAATATCCAAACAcattaatgaaaaattaataaaattatatatgtgttatcAAAGTAGAGAGATACATTTTGAGGTCTGAAATTAGGATTCCCTGCCCCTAAAAATTTCCATCTGTAAATTGGGCCTCCCTAAAAAACAGGACCTCTAATTtgcttagggaaaaaaatgaagactttTCAGATAAATTAAATTGTCAAGATAAAGTCTACAATTACATAGATCTACATTATACAACATGCTGTTCAAGAATTCCTTGGATCTCTCCTTCACTTCCTAGTTTATTCTTGGTATTTAACTCCTCCAATTGCAGCtgtgcaaaagagaaaaaaacaccaCACTCTAGAAGCACTACATGGGGTCTATAAACAtcttaaatcttaaaattttttacattATTGTTAAATTTGCTAATTGTGATACACGGCATTGTGGTTACAAAACAAAATGGtataatcattttctttctgacaTGTACAATCATTTCTGAAGTGTACAAGTAGCAATGATGGGCTGTCTAGGACTTGCTTTAAAAATACCtcagccagggacttccctggtggcacactggttaagaaacCCGCCtaacaatgcaggggacgggggttcgatccctggtccgggaagatcccacatgccgcggagcaactaagcccatgcaccacaactactgagcctgcactctagagcccgccagccacaactactgagcccacgcgctgcaactactgaagcccatgcgcctagagcccatgctctgcaacaagagaagcctccgcaatgagaaactcacgcaccgcaacgaagagtagccccagctcgccgcaactacagaaagcccgtgcacagcaacgaagacccaacacagccaaaaataaataaataaattaattaattaaaaaaaaaaaaatacctcagCCAAAAAAGGAAGAGATGAAGCAAATATGCCAACATCTTAAATGACTTTTGAATCTGGGTAATGGAGACACAGGGGTTAATTGCACCTTCGTATGTGTTTgagattttttattataatgtttaaaaatattttcaactagTGTATAATCATAAAGTAACATTTCTGctatcagaaaaatatttaagtaattaGTTAACTATGAGAACCAAATGCACTTTTAAAACTGCATTATTCAACTAATGTTATAAAAGAGAGTTACTTAAACTAGAAGTGAGAGTACCTCACTGGTTTAAGTATAAACCAGTTATGAAGAGTTATAAAATAGTTACTGGGAACAAAGCAGCATGTCATAGTGGAAACAGCACCAAGCTAGAAGTTAGGAGATCTGATTAACAATCATACTGCCATCATAATATGTCAATTTGGGCAAACCACTTAACTCAgtattctcatctataaaatgaagttatATTAACAAGCTCTTAAGTCTCTTCCAATACTAAAATTTTAGCATGGAAATAAACTGAATTATAGAATCCATGTTTAAACTGTTTTCAAATAATGGAATTCAGAGTTCTTTCCTTACATTTTGACAATATAGCAAGCCCTTCTAATTCTTTTTGATTGAACAAAAtataggaaggaaaggaaaaatcctatCCAATTAACAgcataaaatgtcttttaaaataccAGTATACTATTTTCTAAGCCCTAAAGGAGCTTACATTATATAATATgtgaatttattaaatattaaattttatatttaagttcATTTTTACCAAAAGGATTTTGGATGCCTTGCATGAATATAGACAGTATTGTAAGACAATTATGTTTCCAGACAGAACAGCTGGATTATACAGAAGATATCAGCCAAAGCACAGATACAACAGTTGCCAAAGAGAACAATAAAATGATGCACTTAGTGTAGACAGATGGAGTATAGCTGCCCAACCCAGCAAATATTTTGCTGGGCATAAAAAAGGAAAGCCTTCCCCTGAAAccaactaaaaatattttaaagtcttaGCACTTAAAGACAATGCCTTCAGCAAGTACATAAGCAAAGGGAAATTTAGTTATGAGGATCCTGACATGAGAAAAGTATATCCCAAAACACAGTGTTTGACACCTAAAAAAGAggatcaaaagaaaaacagaactatcCATCAGTCATACCAGTTAAAGATTACCATTAATTCATTGGTGAAAAGACACTGAAATTATATAAAACCTCCTGCATAACTTTTACAGAAGTATATACTCAAATACACatagatgtatgtgtgtgtacagcaAACATATAGTTCAGTTATTCTCAACAAATTCTTTTGTGTTATCATAAAGTTCTGAGTTAACAGATCCTTTTAGGTACCTATTATATACCTGAACCAAGTAAGCTGAGTCTGACCGTTAGAGTTCAGATTTCAGTACCCAAGTAAGCAAAATTTTATTAAGTATGCACCCTTTCAGATTCCTACCTGAGTGTGCTATAGGTGACACATtcttaataacttcatttttttatctttttctgctAATGTGAGTTTGATTTAAATGCCAGAAATTTCCATGATAATTTCCTACATAAGGAGAAAATATACCATTTCTCAACAAATGACAAGAAAACTGGGATTTTGACTTTGCTACAGACAAGTTGAGGGACTTCAGTAAAGTTATTTAAACTATCTAGACtctagttttctcacctgtaaaataatcTCTAAGGTTTCTTCTAACTGTAAGGTTCTATTAACTGTGATTCTGTTGCAGTTTGGTATTTACAGTTAGACATTTCATATGGTTCAGCTTCATGCTATCAGGTATCCAGTAAAACAGAGAACCAGGGCGCTGATTTAAGTAATTTAGAGAAAATCCCCCAGTTTTAGTACCTAGAATTTtgaattataaaatacttttatttaagagcaaaaaaaaatcccaaaataataataattttggatTCTGTATGGCATTTTGGAGACATTTCATTTAGGTTATGAGGTTCTATTCTTAATCTAAAACTAAAACCCCTGAAATCAAGGAATTGTAGTGTTGATGAAAATAATCtgtaataggaatagaaaagagttgtATTCCAGCCAAACtaaggactatagcccaggagacacaaattcaagaagcacttgaatgGTGTTCCACTGGACTACAAAATGGGGGAGGCATATATAtaagcaaaaactgcaaagttaCATAAGTTGTTTGTCAAGAACTAGGATTGAAGCTGGCAAGAAAtaagggtgcttgttaagcaaggatCAGTTGGTATCTGAAATGGTTGGTATCTGAAATGGTATCTCAAGGGGAGACCTTGAGAGCATAAGGTTGCAGCTGGCAGATATTATTTTGGAAAGGTCTGCTGATATACTTGAATttgatacagttcagaaaattcaagttctcgGTGATACAGGAATACATCTGAAACCACATCCACAATGACCACCCAGTGCCATTCTGGATGCTTGGACCatagttttatatcttgtcagaacaaagaacaaacaTCAAGCGTGAGAGGCGTACATCCCTTCAAGGTTTCAAAAGAGACAGATTAACATGTACACAGTAAGTCAGTATGACCTTGGTGTCTGGGAAGGGAACCTCATCTTCAAAGGAGTACTAGCATTGGTATCATGGGAAGTGGGGGAGCATTTATCCTATCTTCAAAGTGGACATTCTAAGCAATCTggtaaatacattcttttttttctttaacggtgaaagcagatgtacaatgtatgcTTTACAGGTGATAAGACAGGCTGTTCTAGTTAGCATAAAGTTCAAGACAAAttatgtataagccagaatgacttccccatacctcaatatgtgaaaatgtcTTCCATCAGTAGGCCTGGAAGATatatgaaatacacacacacacacacacacacacacacacacacacacacacacacacacacacacacaccagagaaTATAATCCAGTCCCACCTGTTGCCTCCTAAACCCCAACAAATTTGTGCCTTCATTTTTTCATCTGACATCTGATTTTCACCTACCTCATAACAAGATTACTTTCAgcagtcacttaacttctctgagcctcaccttTAAAATGAAAGGATCAGATGAAGTCATCACTGAGGTCTCCTCTAGCTCTAACATGGGTCATTCATTACTATGCTTTTATGATCCTTACAAGAAAGGACCAAGGTAATCACGGTGCTTGTTCCATAAACACAGATTCTTAACACTTAACCACTTAAtctaacaaaagagaaacaaaacaagcaagtagatatataaaataatttgaagaacCATTTCAATTCCTACAgcatttataaaacataaaaacatattCTACTTTCAATATAATGCCCACTTGTGCTCTCACCTCTCTCTTtagcttttctctcttttgttctaGTCGTTTTTGCAGTTCTTTCTGTCGAGGAGAGAGACGGTATGTTGAGGTCACCTGAGATACATCTGCAGACCGTGTCCTATGATTAGACTTTCCATTCCCCTTACTTCGATCTGAGTTGGCAGCAGAACCTGGATGAGTGTTGGGGTTGGCTGGTGGCTGAGGGATATAAGCCAGTAGCTCTTCTGTTGTTGAGTGAGCTAGAGCATGAATTGTTGCTATTGGCTCTTCTTTCTTGACTCCACTgacagataaattgggagatatgGGTGACAACTGCTGAGGTTCATTTTCTGTATAATTAGCATTATTAATGGGGGACAAAAACCCCTGACTCTCAATGTCTTGTAAATTCAGAAGTTCAAACTTTCCATCTCTCTCTACTAGTATTTTCCTATCCTTGTTTTCTTCAGAATTTCCATCAGTAAGTGACAGGAGCACATTTTCTTGTCCAAATTCATTGGAAATACATAACTGAGACAGTTTTCCAGACACATTACTTTCATTTTCAAGATAATTTTTGTAAGTATCAGTGTCTTCCAGAGGAGGAACTTCCAAATCAACTAATTTGTCCTTGAATTTAAGTTTTCGTTCCCTTTTATCATTCACGGGTTCTTGATTTTGTAGAAGCTTGTTGGCTTGtataattttctccataatatatctccttacttcctcatcctcttcctcctccaggtCTTGCTGGCTTTCTAGTTTGGATTCCTGTAAAGAGTTTTCACTGTCTGAATCTGATATGGGATCAGAAGGTTGAATACTTGGTACAGAAATGAAGTCATTTCTTCTTGATGAAACCTCATCCTTGAAAGATTTGTCAGGATCAGAAAGCTGCTTGGTatgttctatttctgtttcattctctTCTAAGCCTTGGCTAATATTCTCTTCATTCCCACAAGCCATCTAGAAAAACAGAGTTGAGATTTGTTTTCAGTAAAAATTGACACTCTTTTGTCCATTTATATGTAGACAATCCAAAATGGATTTTCGTactcatgtaatttattttataagtggGAAAATTTACATGCTTCCTGCTCATACTTCACTCATAATTTTCTAATTCATATTTATGAGCACCCCAAGGGAAAAGCACTTCAGGAAAAATTTAACTCTAAATTTGAATTTGATGTTGCTAAGTACTAgaccggtttttttttttttaattttatgccaATGTATAAAAATGTACCTATAAATAgcacaatattattttaatattcctcCCTCTATAAAATTTTCCTCTCTTTACAGTTTCAGAAGAATATGTTTCTAAATGTTTTCTCCTtgtaatatttgtatttttcaaaaagataTCTTTCTCCCCAGGACCATTATAAGGTCACTGCCTTTGGTCAAGTCCTAATAATTTTGAGGTTCCTATAATCTTTTCAGATTAGTATTGCTGCTATTTTCTGCAGGACCTATACCCAAATATCAGGTCAAGTTTTAGCTCTGGATCAGATTTTCTTTCCTCAGCTATCTTCAGAGGCTCCAAAAATCTATGTTAAACACCATTATATAACTTggtcttacatttttaaaaaatttaattccacATGAACAGTAAACCAGCATTATCACATCACAAAACCCTGCTCCACATCTGTTTCTAACTAATGGTTTCTTACCTAGCATCTCTCCTACAAACATGTATCCTCACCTACCAAACACTTTGCccctaaaatatataattttttctctttctcagacaATTCTCTCCTCCTGAAAGAGTTCCATGGGAGCTACTCTTTCCTGCTCTCTTCAACCCCTTAAAATTCCCTTCCTCTTTTACTAGCTCAGTCACCATTTCTAACAGCCTCTTCTTCCTAACCTGTACAACACTGCTGTATgtccaataagtaaataaacctgGCCCCCTAAAATGACTACCAAATAACTAAGACCAACTAAGATCTCtgccttgtaatttttctttttagcctTATTTGATTCTCTGGCTCATTTCTATAGTATCTGTTTCCAAATTCTCCTTTAGCTTTCACTTCTTTGTAAAACCCACTACAATAAAATCTTCCCCCGACCCTCACCCCTGTTTCAAGCTCTGTCATCCATTTTTCCTACCAGCCGCAAAGGAAAAAGTGATTGTAATAATCCACCAGAATGAGCAAGACTCATTACAGCTTTCTGTTTTGaccactgctgtatcctcagcactTAGAACAGCCTCTGACACATGGCAGGTGATCATTACTTTTTGTTGAAcgaatgaagaaagaaataaaacaatgaattaTCATTATCACTTCTCTAATTCTATTACCCTGTGCTGTGGCTCTCACACTCTTCCAGTCATGAGACCTTGGCTCAGCATTATTGCTCTGGGTATCTCTACCTCTACTCATTCTGattatttttttgttaaagatGCATAAAACTCCCATGTAAAAGTCATCTTAGAAAAGTCTTCACTTTTGACTCTGTTGCCATTTCCAAATATCACCTATCCCATCTGTCTTCTCCATTGCATAAGAAAGCAAGAAGGAACTAAGAGACAGTTGTGATGTAAAACCTGCTGCCTTCACTTCCTCATATGCTTTTCCTTAACTCTCTTAAATCTGGCTTCTGCTGTAACTACTCTGATCAATGTCCCTCTAAAGTCACCTTTTCTTATCCCCATCTTGGTCCTTTTCTTTATTACTTCCCTATTTATTGACAATAATTATATTATGCATAATAATTACATATTATCTACTGTAATACACATATGTAATATAATTAGTGTCAATAcatttgcatatatatacacacatatatattctatatggatacacatacacactgtatatatgtaaagagagaaagaaggaacctTCTGTGAACCAGGAACTGGTTcattttcctgggcttcccttctACATGTCTGATAAATAGTACAGAATCATGTTTAATGGATCCACTTTTTCCTACAAATATTCCTATGGCTCAGTCTTTgaccttttacttttttctgtatATTCATTCCCCTAAAATTCACTCTTAAGGTTTCCAATATTAGCTGAAAGACCATGTTTTTGaggatttgctttatttttcatgtatattAAAAGAATAACCCCATGATTTTACCCAGGTTCATATAAAGTAGAAATTAActatttgttttttacttttgatgcaataaattatttatattatgtaaattataattttaattttttaattataattttggcTTTATTAAGTGCTAACTTAATCGCTGTTCTCTCACTAATTAGTCCTATGCCTTAGGACGTTTAAACTCTCcatgcctcaattttctcatctctaagaTGGGGATAATGACACTTGTTCTATGTATATCAAAGGAATTTTGTGAGGTTtagatgaaataatatatgtgaaactCCTCAAGAACTACAAAACACTTTGTTAATATAATTACTATGAACTCTGTTGACAATTTATATATACCTCTATTATGCTGgcaccacttttttctttttcattaatcaACCATTCCAGGTCCTTTTCAAAGTCATCTTCATATTCTCCATTATCTTTTGaatcagtttctttattttcatccATTTTCTGTTTGTTAAAGGAGAATGCTATAAGATTAAAAGAGATAAGGTGTACGTCATGTCCACTTTAGCGGCAGTACGGAGTATGCTTAATTAGGTTACCTTTAACGTTAAAGGTAAGCTAATTAAACATAGAAACACAAATTATGGAATGTTCAGAATAAACGTATCAGTATACCCTAAAAGAGAGACTTAAAAGGCCAGACATTTTCTAGGTGTACCATTCCTAACAACCATTCCACCTCTCCGCAATTCCTGACACCCTATTTACAAGGAGACTGAAAAAGGTGGATAAGAAAACCATCTGAGGCTTAGAGAAAGATTTTCCACATCCCTACCAATCATTAAAACTCCTTGTCCAAGTAAGAGCTGATGAATCAGCTTTTTAGTCTCACTCGTTCACATTTTCTCATagtcaaataaaaacaattaaattaaTTCTGATCCTCAGTTCCTCAATCCATCTGGTAATTTATATAGCAAAATTATAATTTGTGatctgagagtttttttttaactatgtaaCAACTGACTCTCAGTTATAGTAAATACTAATTTCCAGAGAAGTCAAACTGTTgtcaattcaaaataaaatatacctttttcataaaaaaacaaactgtgatGCCTAGTACTATTTGGAAGGCAGTGACAAGAAAAAACAATGTCAGATGAcagttaataaatgtttgtgaaaatGGTGTAAAACTTTTTATGAAAATACCATTCAgccatttttatgaaaaaaactaaagttaTCTGTAAATTGAGGTCAGTTCCAAGTCCTAATTTTTTGGTCCATAATTTTTCAAATGGAGGAAGCATTTCAATCTTTACCTATAACGTGCCTTTATGTGTGTGAGcatactatatatatgtgtgaataTGTACTGcaattttgacaaatatttgttgaacacctaCAATATtcctataaaaattataaaatatgctCTTGAGCCCTGACACAGAagacaaacataaacaaaatacataaatttaaaatgtagatgAAAAACATAAATTGAAAATGTAGGTAAGTGGAAAAAGGGTATATTATAAAGGACTgtggaaagaagaataaaaaagcaaCTAACTCAGTTTAAAATTGGAAATATCAAGGAAAAATGAGATGGGTTTTGAATAATGAGTACGAGAGTTCATCATCTATCCCAGACAAGAGAACAGCATGAGAAAGAATTAACACGGAAGTGCATGGAATTTTCCAGTGTGGCCTGAACATAAATGTGCTCCTGGAGAAAGGTCTAGAAGAAATGAGAAGGCATCAgtttgatgtcatattttcttttcaaaaagaaaatggttgAGGGAAAGTTGTTTATGTAGATCTAATTGTCATGAAATAGCCAAAGGTAGAAATATACAGCAATAATCTGCATACGTTCCACTATTGActtaaacaaaaagagaaatgctctataaatatactTAGAATTTTAGGTCCAGTTTCAAAAGAACTGTAGAAATATGATCTTCAGGGCCCCAAACACCTGGGACCTTGTTTCTATACCTGCCTTCTCTTGCTCCTACACCAAGAATAAGTTGCCTAAAACCTTTTCTGGAAGTAGAAAGTACAGATGTCAAGAACACATGAAATCTAGGTACATTTTTTAAGAtacaaaatgagagaaattatGTTTGATTTGATAAACATAAAACATCAAACTCTGTTGTGGCCATTAGCTTCACTTTATTCTCCCCAAATGTTTGACCAGACTACCTAACCTGGTGCCAATTTTACTAAAGcaagatttacatttttttccttctactgttCACCACCAAATGATAATGAAAGCATGTGGGAGACCATCTTTCCACTAGCTGTACAAGCACTAGctaagagaagagataacactaTGTGTGAAAAACCTTTTGATAGGTTTTAGTGCACAGTAGGTTCAAAATGAGTTAAAAGGATGAGATAATTCAaatagatacatgtaccccaatgttcacagcagcactatttacaatagccaaaacatggaagcaacctaaatgtctatcaacagatgaatggataaagaagatgtggtgtgtatatataaacaatggaatattactcagccataaaaaagaatgaaataatgccatttgcagcaacatgaatggacctagagattatcatactaaatgaagtaagtcagaaggaggaagacaagtaccatatgagatcacttgt encodes:
- the CCDC181 gene encoding coiled-coil domain-containing protein 181 isoform X1, coding for MDENKETDSKDNGEYEDDFEKDLEWLINEKEKSGASIIEMACGNEENISQGLEENETEIEHTKQLSDPDKSFKDEVSSRRNDFISVPSIQPSDPISDSDSENSLQESKLESQQDLEEEEDEEVRRYIMEKIIQANKLLQNQEPVNDKRERKLKFKDKLVDLEVPPLEDTDTYKNYLENESNVSGKLSQLCISNEFGQENVLLSLTDGNSEENKDRKILVERDGKFELLNLQDIESQGFLSPINNANYTENEPQQLSPISPNLSVSGVKKEEPIATIHALAHSTTEELLAYIPQPPANPNTHPGSAANSDRSKGNGKSNHRTRSADVSQVTSTYRLSPRQKELQKRLEQKREKLKREEEQRKIEEEKEKKKENDMVFKAWLQKKREQVLEMRRIQRAKQIEDMNSRQENRDPQQAFRLWLKKKHEEQLKERKTEELRKQEECLFFLKGTEGRERAFKQWLRRKRIEKLAEQQAVKERTRQLRLEAKRSKQLQYHLYNMSEARSFRFTDHYS
- the CCDC181 gene encoding coiled-coil domain-containing protein 181 isoform X2; this translates as MDENKETDSKDNGEYEDDFEKDLEWLINEKEKSGASIIEMACGNEENISQGLEENETEIEHTKQLSDPDKSFKDEVSSRRNDFISVPSIQPSDPISDSDSENSLQESKLESQQDLEEEEDEEVRRYIMEKIIQANKLLQNQEPVNDKRERKLKFKDKLVDLEVPPLEDTDTYKNYLENESNVSGKLSQLCISNEFGQENVLLSLTDGNSEENKDRKILVERDGKFELLNLQDIESQGFLSPINNANYTENEPQQLSPISPNLSVSGVKKEEPIATIHALAHSTTEELLAYIPQPPANPNTHPGSAANSDRSKGNGKSNHRTRSADVSQVTSTYRLSPRQKELQKRLEQKREKLKREEEQRKIEEEKEKKKENDMVFKAWLQKKREQVLEMRRIQRAKQIEDMNSRENRDPQQAFRLWLKKKHEEQLKERKTEELRKQEECLFFLKGTEGRERAFKQWLRRKRIEKLAEQQAVKERTRQLRLEAKRSKQLQYHLYNMSEARSFRFTDHYS